In the genome of Doryrhamphus excisus isolate RoL2022-K1 chromosome 11, RoL_Dexc_1.0, whole genome shotgun sequence, one region contains:
- the LOC131137932 gene encoding peroxisomal succinyl-coenzyme A thioesterase-like isoform X2: protein MEAKHRAVQLTVRPSRGLVDEKFVITVQNAPPGVQLTVHAFHRCEDGHGWESFAHYVSDVGGAIDVSRDSSQGGTYSWVEQMGLMWSLRPVPGSKPGLRLRKMNVETPMEFTISVHGGYITEGFMDRVALASQVVERWYMAPGVRRIPVTENGLSATLFLPSGSGPFPGVLDLWGGGGSLVEIRSALLASHGFASLALNYLSPRISQETGKMVDDSYFETALRVLQRDPNVVGTRTALVGLCLGSSFCLKMAAYSSPQPRCLVCVSGTHVIPSPETFDYGASAKCRYNQDNEVISRDVLLPLLANPALKVDVGRLRCPLLLIVGQDDQNIPSYESAMDMKAMMEQAGNSHLLTVVSYPHTGHLIEPPYSAHTRSSFFRSVVAGQKTAFTFKALWGGQTAAHSHAQEDAWKKMLDFLWEHLYCGVAPPRAHL, encoded by the exons ATGGAGGCGAAGCATCGTGCGGTCCAGTTGACGGTGCGTCCGTCCAGAGGACTGGTGGACGAGAAGTTTGTCATCACGGTCCAGAATGCGCCCCCTGGCGTCCAGCTCACCGTCCACGCCTTCCACCGCTGCGAGGACGGACACGGCTGGGAGTCGTTCGCTCACTACGTGTCCGATGTCGGCGGCGCCATTGATG tgTCCCGGGATTCCAGCCAGGGGGGGACGTACTCCTGGGTGGAACAAATGGGTCTCATGTGGAGCCTCAGACCAGTTCCGGGCAGCAAACCTGGACTCAG gtTGAGGAAGATGAACGTGGAGACCCCGATGGAGTTCACCATCTCAGTTCATGGGGGTTACATCACTGAGGGCTTCATGGACCGGGTGGCGCTGGCCTCTCAGGTAGTGGAGCGCTGGTACATGGCACCCGGCGTCCGCAGAATCCCCGTCACTGAGAACGGACTTTCCGcgaccctcttcctgccttcAG GATCTGGACCGTTCCCTGGAGTTTTGGACTTATGGGGGGGCGGAGGGAGTTTAGTGGAGATCCGTTCGGCGCTGCTCGCGTCCCACGGTTTCGCCTCGCTGGCCCTCAACTACCTGAGCCCCAGGATCAGCCAAGAAACGGGCAAGATGGTGGACGACTCGTACTTTGAG ACGGCGCTGAGAGTCCTGCAGCGAGACCCCAACGTGGTCGGCACCAGGACGGCCTTGGTGGGGCTCTGCCTGGGCAGCAGCTTCTGCCTCAAGATGGCCGCTTACTCCTCGCCTCAGCCTCGGTGTTTGGTGTGCGTCAGCGGGACTCACGTGATTCCATCGCCGGAAACGTTTGATTACGG AGCGTCTGCAAAGTGTCGCTACAACCAAGACAACGAGGTGATCTCTCGTGACGTACTGCTGCCGCTTCTCGCCAACCCCGCCCTCAAAGTGGAC GTGGGACGACTGAGGTGTCCTCTGCTGCTCATTGTTGGCCAAGACGACCAGAACATCCCCTCCTATGAGTCTGCTATGGAT ATGAAGGCGATGATGGAGCAGGCAGGGAACAGCCACCTGCTGACGGTGGTGTCGTACCCGCACACCGGTCACCTGATCGAGCCTCCATACTCGGCCCACACCAGATCCAGCTTCTTCCGCTCCGTGGTGGCGGGACAGAAGACTGCATTCACTT TCAAGGCGCTGTGGGGTGGACAGACAGCCGCTCACAGTCACGCTCAGGAGGACGCCTGGAAGAAGATGCTGGACTTCCTGTGGGAGCACCTCTACTGCGGCGTGGCCCCGCCCAGGGCACACCTCTAA
- the LOC131137932 gene encoding peroxisomal succinyl-coenzyme A thioesterase-like isoform X1: MDVKPEDNMEAKHRAVQLTVRPSRGLVDEKFVITVQNAPPGVQLTVHAFHRCEDGHGWESFAHYVSDVGGAIDVSRDSSQGGTYSWVEQMGLMWSLRPVPGSKPGLRLRKMNVETPMEFTISVHGGYITEGFMDRVALASQVVERWYMAPGVRRIPVTENGLSATLFLPSGSGPFPGVLDLWGGGGSLVEIRSALLASHGFASLALNYLSPRISQETGKMVDDSYFETALRVLQRDPNVVGTRTALVGLCLGSSFCLKMAAYSSPQPRCLVCVSGTHVIPSPETFDYGASAKCRYNQDNEVISRDVLLPLLANPALKVDVGRLRCPLLLIVGQDDQNIPSYESAMDMKAMMEQAGNSHLLTVVSYPHTGHLIEPPYSAHTRSSFFRSVVAGQKTAFTFKALWGGQTAAHSHAQEDAWKKMLDFLWEHLYCGVAPPRAHL; the protein is encoded by the exons ATGGACGTCAAACCCGAAGACAA CATGGAGGCGAAGCATCGTGCGGTCCAGTTGACGGTGCGTCCGTCCAGAGGACTGGTGGACGAGAAGTTTGTCATCACGGTCCAGAATGCGCCCCCTGGCGTCCAGCTCACCGTCCACGCCTTCCACCGCTGCGAGGACGGACACGGCTGGGAGTCGTTCGCTCACTACGTGTCCGATGTCGGCGGCGCCATTGATG tgTCCCGGGATTCCAGCCAGGGGGGGACGTACTCCTGGGTGGAACAAATGGGTCTCATGTGGAGCCTCAGACCAGTTCCGGGCAGCAAACCTGGACTCAG gtTGAGGAAGATGAACGTGGAGACCCCGATGGAGTTCACCATCTCAGTTCATGGGGGTTACATCACTGAGGGCTTCATGGACCGGGTGGCGCTGGCCTCTCAGGTAGTGGAGCGCTGGTACATGGCACCCGGCGTCCGCAGAATCCCCGTCACTGAGAACGGACTTTCCGcgaccctcttcctgccttcAG GATCTGGACCGTTCCCTGGAGTTTTGGACTTATGGGGGGGCGGAGGGAGTTTAGTGGAGATCCGTTCGGCGCTGCTCGCGTCCCACGGTTTCGCCTCGCTGGCCCTCAACTACCTGAGCCCCAGGATCAGCCAAGAAACGGGCAAGATGGTGGACGACTCGTACTTTGAG ACGGCGCTGAGAGTCCTGCAGCGAGACCCCAACGTGGTCGGCACCAGGACGGCCTTGGTGGGGCTCTGCCTGGGCAGCAGCTTCTGCCTCAAGATGGCCGCTTACTCCTCGCCTCAGCCTCGGTGTTTGGTGTGCGTCAGCGGGACTCACGTGATTCCATCGCCGGAAACGTTTGATTACGG AGCGTCTGCAAAGTGTCGCTACAACCAAGACAACGAGGTGATCTCTCGTGACGTACTGCTGCCGCTTCTCGCCAACCCCGCCCTCAAAGTGGAC GTGGGACGACTGAGGTGTCCTCTGCTGCTCATTGTTGGCCAAGACGACCAGAACATCCCCTCCTATGAGTCTGCTATGGAT ATGAAGGCGATGATGGAGCAGGCAGGGAACAGCCACCTGCTGACGGTGGTGTCGTACCCGCACACCGGTCACCTGATCGAGCCTCCATACTCGGCCCACACCAGATCCAGCTTCTTCCGCTCCGTGGTGGCGGGACAGAAGACTGCATTCACTT TCAAGGCGCTGTGGGGTGGACAGACAGCCGCTCACAGTCACGCTCAGGAGGACGCCTGGAAGAAGATGCTGGACTTCCTGTGGGAGCACCTCTACTGCGGCGTGGCCCCGCCCAGGGCACACCTCTAA